In one Tripterygium wilfordii isolate XIE 37 chromosome 22, ASM1340144v1, whole genome shotgun sequence genomic region, the following are encoded:
- the LOC119991202 gene encoding peptidyl-prolyl cis-trans isomerase CYP63-like, whose translation MSKNKKNPLVFLDVSIDGDPVERIVIELFADVVPKTSENFRALCTGEMGMGKSTGKPLHYKGSFFHRIIKGFMAQGGDFSKGNGTGGESVYGGKFTDENFVLKHDGPGVLSMANGGPNTNGSQFFITFKRQPHLDGKHVVFGKVVKGVDVLKKIEQVGTGDGKSTRPVKIVDCGETSESKMQVPVEKDAGKKKKKLGKLPSSEDSSDGQVKGRLKKSMKDERKKRKRRHSSSDSYSSDSFSSDSDSDSYSESDLDSSTDDSSSDGRHRKRRSVRKYKSKIKDGRRGRKRSQRGKRSKHKSKWYSETSSDTESESSSSSSDDDKADPRESARKNNASSQAKTKSPRRNIDAGRKSPTHLLEKESDTGRQSNHELKIVEHNTSHEEGELYPKDLEHLRSGHRMESKYESADNQHSYSDASGKSRSVTPVPRRRAGNNRSGLRLRSERTDRSPIIRSKSRSPARKPARINGGNSSKRTLSSPPSKAPETSASNHGQRVSQSPSPFGAAKRIRKGRGFTERYSFARKYRTPSPEHSPRRAYHYGGNHDRYSSYRSYPEHSPRRRYRSPLRGRSPPRYGSRRSRSRSISRSRRGHHDRYMDRIRSRSPIRSRSPGDKQPAVSEALKSRLGSRVDNQRSQNKDGLRSRSRSRSKSRESSRSRSPDSAPPKRSGRAASASYSTSRSSSPSGKQDLVAYGDVSPDVGTE comes from the exons ATGAGCAAGAATAAGAAGAACCCTCTTGTATTTTTGGATGTATCAATTGATGGGGATCCTGTGGAGAGAATTGTCATTGAG CTTTTTGCAGATGTTGTTCCCAAAACATCAGAAAACTTTCGGGCGCTCTGTACAG GTGAGATGGGCATGGGAAAATCTACTGGGAAACCTCTGCACTACAAAGGATCGTTTTTCCACCGAATAATTAAAGGATTCATGGCCCAG GGTGGTGATTTTTCAAAAGGAAATG GCACTGGTGGAGAAAGTGTTTATGGAGGGAAATTTACAG ATGAGAATTTTGTGTTGAAGCATGATGGACCTGGTGTTCTCTCTATGGCAAATGGTGGTCCAAACACAAATGGTTCACAGTTCTTTATCACATTCAAGCGCCAACCCCATCTTGATGG AAAGCATGTGGTTTTTGGAAAGGTTGTGAAGGGAGTGGATGTTCTGAAGAAAATTGAACAGGTGGGAACGGGTGATGGGAAATCTACACGCCCTGTAAAAATTGTAGATTGTGGTGAAACCTCTGAAAGTAAAATGCAGGTTCCAGTTGAGAAAGATGCAG ggaagaagaagaagaaattgggAAAGCTTCCTTCTTCTGAGGATAGTTCTGATGGACAAGTTAAAGGAAGACTAAAAAAGTCCATGAaggatgaaagaaagaaaagaaaacggaGACATTCCTCCTCTGATTCATACAGCTCAGATTCTTTTTCTTCAGATTCTGATTCAGATtcatattcagaatcagattTGGATTCCTCCACAGATGATTCATCCAGTGATGGGAGACATAGGAAGAGAAGATCAGTGAGAAAATACAAGAGCAAAATAAAGGATGGGAGAAGGGGTAGGAAGAGAAGCCAGCGTGGAAAACGATCAAAGCACAAGTCCAAATG GTACTCGGAGACCTCAAGTGACACAGAATCTGAGAGCTCTAGCAGCAGCTCTGATGATGACAAAGCTGATCCTCGTGAATCTGCTCGTAAAAACAATGCCTCAAGTCAGGCCAAAACGAAGTCACCACGGAGGAATATCG ATGCAGGGAGAAAATCTCCAACCCATTTGTTGGAAAAAGAATCTGATACAGGACGACAGAGTAATCATGAGCTCAAGATTGTTGAGCACAACACATCACATGAAGAAGGTGAATTGTATCCAAAAGATCTTGAGCATCTACGCAGTGGTCATCGCATGGAATCTAAATATGAATCAGCTGATAATCAGCATTCCTACTCAGATGCATCAGGAAAATCCAG GAGTGTGACTCCAGTCCCCAGGAGAAGGGCAGGCAACAATAGGAGTGGTTTAAGATTGAGATCTGAAAGAACTGACAGAAGTCCAATAATCAGAAGTAAAAGTAGAAGTCCTGCTAGGAAGCCTGCCAGGATCAATGGGGGAAATTCTTCTAAGCGCACATTGAGTAGTCCTCCCAGCAAAGCCCCTGAAACTTCTGCCTCTAACCATGGACAGAGAGTGTCACAAAGCCCTTCACCTTTTGGTGCTGCGAAGCGCATAAGAAAGGGACGTGGCTTCACTGAACGATATTCCTTTGCACGCAAGTATCGCACCCCTTCTCCTGAGCATTCGCCTCGCAGGGCATATCATTATGGTGGAAACCATGATAG GTATTCAAGCTATAGAAGTTATCCTGAGCACTCACCACGTAGGCGCTATAGAAGTCCACTGAGGGGTCGTAGCCCTCCCAG ATATGGGAGTAGAAGAAGTCGAAGTAGGAGCATTTCTCGCAGTCGTCGGGGACATCATGACCGCTACATGGACCGCATTCGGAGCCGGAGTCCAATACGCAGTCGTAGTCCTGGGGATAAGCAACCTGCTGTTAGTGAGGCATTAAAATCTCGTCTTGGTTCCCGAGTGGATAATCAGCGCTCACAAAACAAAGATGGGTTGAGGTCCAGGTCCAGGTCCAGGTCCAAAAGTCGTGAGTCCTCACGATCTAGATCCCCTGATTCTGCACCTCCAAAGCGTAGTGGCAGGGCAGCTTCTGCGTCGTACAGCACATCAAGATCGAGCTCACCATCTGGAAAGCAAGATTTAGTCGCCTATGGAGACGTCTCCCCTGATGTTGGAACCGAGTAG